In Plodia interpunctella isolate USDA-ARS_2022_Savannah chromosome 30, ilPloInte3.2, whole genome shotgun sequence, the following proteins share a genomic window:
- the LOC128682336 gene encoding galectin-9-like: MAAPPIFNPIIPCVHPIPGGVFPGRMIRIQGNTPPGAQRFAFNLQCGPNTDPRDDIALHLNFRFVEQCVVRNHLTAMDWGLEDTEGGMPLRPGDQFEALILCEQLSMKVALNGMHFCEFLHRIPFHRISHLTVDGDVSVQFIGFEGSAPAQPAYMGEPAQYTYGAPPPAYGAPGYGAPQGFY; encoded by the exons ATGGCAGCTCCTCCAATTTTCAACCCG atCATACCCTGTGTGCATCCTATTCCTGGCGGAGTATTTCCTGGTCGCATGATAAGGATACAGGGCAACACACCACCCGGGGCACAAAG GTTTGCATTCAACCTTCAATGTGGGCCCAACACCGACCCCCGTGATGACATCGCCCTCCACCTCAACTTCCGGTTCGTGGAGCAGTGTGTTGTGCGCAACCACCTCACCGCCATGGACTGGGGCTTGGAGGACACCGAAGGAGGCATGCCTCTGCGCCCCGGAGATCAGTTTGAAGCGCTAATATTATGTGAGCAGCTGTCTATGAAG GTGGCCCTGAATGGCATGCACTTCTGCGAGTTCCTGCACCGGATCCCGTTCCACCGGATCTCGCACCTGACCGTGGACGGCGACGTCTCCGTACAGTTCATCGGGTTTGAGGGATCGGCGCCCGCGCAGCCAGCTTATATG GGTGAGCCTGCACAGTACACGTACGGCGCCCCGCCGCCGGCCTACGGGGCGCCCGGGTACGGCGCGCCGCAAG GTTTCTACTAA